The following is a genomic window from Rhodoligotrophos defluvii.
TTGCGAGGTTTGCGTTCCCGGCACCCTCGGCGATAGCGATGGACTCTACATTATAGCTACCGGAGTTCTCGAAGGTGGCCGTGCTGCCGACCGCCAGCTGAATGAGGCCAACCGCGCTGGCCGAAGCCGTTGCAGCTGTCGCTCCCTGCGCCTCGGCCACCGCCCCGACATCATAGATGTTGGAGTTGGTGAACGAGACGGCGGCGCCTCCCGAAGCCGGGTTCGGCGCGATTGCCGCCTGGATCCCGCCGATCGCAGCGGCTCCCGCAAAGGCAGCGTCGGCTTCCGCGTAAGAGTCGGCATCCACGTAGATCTCGCCGGTATTCTCGAGCGAAGCCGAGGCCGTCTCTGCAACCGCGACCTGGGCGAACCCGATCGCCAGCGCGCTGGCAGTCGCAGTGTCGTCCGCCACCGCTTCCGCGCTGGCGAGATAGTTCACGACGCCGTTGTTGACAATCGACACGGCGGCCGTGCCGCTGCCGGTTGCCGCCAGCGCCACTTGCGCATGGCCGATCAGCACACCCAGCGCCGCAGCGCTCCCGGTTCCGCCATTCGCGACAGCCGAAGCGACCACGTCGATCGAACCGTCGTTGATCAACTCGGCATAGGCGTCATCTTCGGACAGAGCAAGCTGCAGCCCTCCGATGCCAACCGCCGTCGCGCCCGCGAAGGTCCCACCGGCGGCATTAGCCACGATATCGCCATCGATGCTCGCGGCCGTGCCGTTGTACATCAACGCATCGGCCTCGTCGGTACCGATCGCCACCTGGGCCATTCCAATACCGAAGCCCACAGCATTCGCAGAGTCTCCCGCGGATGCATTGGCATCGGCGCCGAACGTAAAGGTGCCGCTATTATCGATATCGGCAATGGCTAGCTCGCTACCAGCCGCGACCTGTGCGAAGCCAGCGACGATGGCGGCAGCCGTGGCCGAACCGCTCGCCCCGTTTGCCGTTGCGTTCGCAACAGCGTTCGCCGCAAAGGTTCCGTTATTCACGAAGGCCGCATCGGCAACACCAGTGATCCCGACCGCAACCTGCAAGCCGCCGATTCCAAGAGCGGCCGCAGCAGCGGTCCCGTTGGCACCGGTCGCATCCGCATCGGCAACCGCATCGACGTCGATCGAGCCGTCATTGACAACGTCGGCGAAGGAGTCGTCCGTCCCGATCCCGATTTGAGCGACACCCGCAGCGAGGGCGAAGGCGGTGGCGGAGCTAACCGCGTCAGCATCGGCAAAGCCCGTCACCACAAAGCTCGCGTCGGTCCCGTTGGCGAAATTGTTGATCGCCGTTTCACCCAGGCCGATCTGAGCAACACCGGCGCCTACGCCGATCGCATTGGCAGCACCAGTGCCATCGGCCACCGCAACGCCGCTTCCGTCAACCGAGAAGGAGCCATTGTTGACGAAGCTCGAGTCGGCCACGTCGTCCGGCGCGATTGCCGCCTGCAGACCGCCGATTCCAACACCAGCCGCGATGACCGTATCGCCGCCGGATGCGAAGGCGTCGGCATCCACCGACATCGACCCGTCGTTCGTCAGATCGATGAGCGCATCGTCATTTGTGGCAGCCGCGATCTGCGCGAAGCCCGCGCCAAGGGCAAGGGCGAACGCGTCGTCGTCAGCAACAGCCGAAGCGTCGACGTCCACGGTGTAGGCGCCCGCAGTGCCATTGATCATCGAAGCAATGGCGTTGTCGCCTACGGCCAGCTGGATGTTGCCGGCGCCGAAAGCGATAGCCGAGGCATCGCCGAAGTCGTTCGTCGCCATCGCGGTGGCCACGCCGACGACGTCATAGGTCCCGTTGTTCGAGAACAGTGCCTGGGCGTCCCCTGGCGTCATGCCGGCGCCGATGGCCACCTGCGCACCGCCGATGGCGCCGCCGGCGGCAAAGGCCTCGCCACCGACACCCGTGGCCGACGCAAAGCCGTCGCCGAGAACATCGAAGTCGCCGTCGTTGTTGAACTCGGCCGTGGCCAGATTCTCGGCCGCTGCGACCTGGAGGTAGCCGAGCCCGATGCCGGCGGCCGTGGCCGATTCAGCCGCAGTGGCGTTCGCCACGCCGCTCACGAAATAGCTGCCAGCCGTCCCGTTGTCGATCGAGGCGGTCGCCGTCTCGCCGGTGACGATCTGCGCCATCCCAGCACCCAGTGCCAGCGCGAAGGCATCCGAATCGGCGCCTACCGCTTCCGCATTGGCGAGAGCATTCACCGTGAAGCTGCCGTCATTGTCGAGAAGGCCGCTCGCCTCCTCGCCGCTGACGATTTGAAGCCCGCCAGCGGCAATGGCAGCCGCCGTCGCATCGGGGAAGGCACCGCCGGAGGCAAAGGCATTGGCCGTCACGCCCACGTCGAAGCTGCCGCCATTGAGAATGGAGGCATTGGCGATGTGGGTTGCGCTCACGAACTGAATTGCGCCGATGCCGAGCCCGATGGCATTGGCCTGCTGGGTGGCCTGGGCATCCGCCAGCACATCCACGCTGGCCGAACCGGAGTTATTCAGCAGAGCCGTAGCGTCATTGCCGCCCGCAAACTGCAGTGAGCCGAGCCCGATGCCCACCGCCGTGGCTGTCGGATCAGTTGGGACGCCTGCAGCCGTGGCGCCGGCTATGGCATCGACATCGACCGTAAAGGAGTTTGGCGACGTGTTGTTGATGATCGCCGAGCCGGTGTCCCCGCCGACGCCAGCCTGAACCCAGCCGACACCGGCCGCTACGGCCAGCACCTCGTCTGCGTCGCCCGCAGTCGCATTGGCATCGACATTGAGCGAGCCGTCATTGTCGAACTGAGCCGTTCCGCTATCGCCACCAACAGCGGCCTGGATTCCGCCCACTCCAAACGCAAGCGCTGTAGCCGAAGCCTCATTTGCCCCCACTCCGGACGCGATGGCGTTCGCGACAACATCGATCGTGCCATCGTTATCCACAAACGAGTCAGCATTCTCGCCGGCGACCGCAACATTGACCGCACCGATCGCACCGGCGATCGCATTCTCGTTCGCCGTGGCGTCAGCACTCACCAGGAGCTCGCCGCCAGCGGCGTTGAGGAAGTCGGCATTGGCATCCTCGGCACCGATCGCGATCGAGCCCTGACCGACGGCGAGAGCCAGCGCGTTCGCCACATTACCGGCCGCACCCGCTTCTTCGTGGGCCGCCGCGGAGACGTCAATCGTGCCGGCATTATCGACAACCGCATCTGCATTGCCGCCCGAAAGAGCGCCGGCAAACGCGCCACCCGCAATGGCGGTAACCGCAGCCGAGTCTGCGTCATCGACCGCGACCGCATCGACGAAGATGTCGCCGTTATTGTCCACGACCGCACTGTAGTCGCCGGTCGTCAGCCCGATCGCAGCGACACCTACAGCGGCAATCAGATTATTGTCGTTGGTGCCGATGGCATCGACGTTGACGATACCGTCATTCACAATGGTCTGCCCGTCATCCCCGGTCTCGAAGGAGATGATGCCAGCCGCGAAATGCGAACCCGAGCCGAAATTTGTCCCAGCGTTGATCGTCGCACCAGCACTGTTGACGATATCGCCTTCGACAACCCCGGTATTCAGAATTCCGATCTCGCTGGCCTCGATCAAGCCATTGTTGATGATCGAACCGCCAACGACCCCGTCATTCTCGATGCCGATGTCGTTGATGACGACCGTACCGATCTGACCGTTGTTGACCACATCGCCATCAACGCTGCCGGTGTTGGTGATCTCGATGAAGTCCAGGTTGTTGGCGTTGTTCGTGAAGGAAGGCACATTGGCGTTGATCGTTTGGCCCGCCGCGTTCGCCGCAGTGACGGCCCCGACCGCCATCCCGATCAGCGACGCACTCGCCAGAAGTCCCCGTACAAGCTTCGAATTCATCTGTTCTCCCCCCACGGCCTACTGAGCCTGGTGACCTAGGTATTCGATCGTGAAGCTAACCAAACGGCTAAGACCCATCAACCGAAATGGCGCAAGAACGTCTAAAATGCGGCAGATGCAGTCGAAGCGTTGCCCGATTACAACATCCTGATGACCTGCCGCGCGCTCAAACGCCAAGCAGCGCCACAATGCCAGGATTGGGCGCCACAATCGGCCGTCAGTACACCGCGTCGATTCTCTTCACTGACCGATTTCGAACCGGATTACTTTGATTCAAAATTTCCTAAACAGTTGTAAAACTATTTATACGTGCTCTGTTTTGTTTAACACTTATAAGTTGCAGATATCCAGGTGAAGGAGAAGCCGTGGGAAGACGGCGGAATCACCCTGCTCGCCCGGCCAGCGGACCGCGCAAACGAAAACGGGCGCCAGAGGCGCCCGAACTGCTGCACAATTTTGCCGCTATGAACGCGTTATGAGACGGGCTGCTCCGTCACGAGGCGCAGCTCGATGCCGCCGCCTTGGCCGCTGATGTCGGACCACAGTCCGATATAGCCGTCGGCCGCCGGCTCCTTCGGGAAGATCACATCGAAGGTGAAAGGTTCGAAGCTAGGGGTTGGCGTGAACACGATCCAGCCGCTCGAGAAGGCGGTACCGGAAGTGAAAGCCAGGGCGAAACGGCTGCTCGGCCGTTGCTCCGCTGCCCGCACCCAAACCGTGAAGCGAACCCGCTTACCCGCAAGCTCCTGCATCAGCGCGCGCGGCACGGTGACGAAGGCGCCCTCCGTCGTGTTCACGGGCCGCGCATTCGGGTTCGTGGAGCGAATCACCACCGTCGAGTTCTGCGAACCTGCAGCGCGCTGCTCGATCGTGTTTCCGGCAGCCGCCTTGATCTCGGCCGCCTTGCCGGAAAAGAGCACCTTCTCCGACGGCTCGAGCACGATCGAGCGCGGCGACCTGTCGCCGCCGGTCGGAATCGTGGTACCGCCCCCGAACAGGAAATACGCGCCCACCACCACGGCCAGCAGCGCGACCACCGTTCCACCCCCCAGCGCGATCAGCTTCGGGCTGACATTCGGCTTGCGCGAGCCGCCAGCCGGAACCCGAGGTGCCTGGGGGCGGTTCGCCTGAGGTGTCTGGAAGGGATCGCGCATCGGTTCGCCTCTGCGTGGCTCCATCACCGATTCGTCCCAGTCCCAGCGCGGTCCATCGCCACGCCCAATCTTGTTCATCGGTTCAACCCAAAAGAACGACGACGATGAATCGAGGTCGAAAGATCAAGTGAAGGCTCTTCTCGACCGTCGATCTAATTGAGCTGATCGGTCATATAGGCGTATGCGTTACTGAAACCTTTCAGGTCAATTTCCGTCTGGACCAGGCGCTTGTTCGCTAGAACGAAGTTCACGGCGACCTTAGGATTACCCTCCAAACGCTGGAGCAAGGCGTCGTCCAGCGGCATCGTGCCCTGGCAGATCCGGGGTCCGCACGCGCTGTAGCTCACCTGCACCGGCTCGGACTGGCCGAGCGACAGCCGGATGCCGTCCTGCAGGGAGACCCCGGTGGGCGTCGTAAGCACGTTGACCAGCTTCTTGTCCTGACCGGCAACCACCGTCCATGCGAAGACGACCTGCTTGGTCTTTGGCATGACGCGGGTTTGGCGCATTGAACAGCGCTTGCCATTGGCATTCTCGAGGCAGGTGACGAGCCAGCCGTCGAAGGCCTTTTCCACCTTTGTCGCAGTACCGTTCTGAGCAGGCTGCTGCTGTGCCATGGTAGGCGCGCAAAAGGCCGCTGCCACGGCCGCAGCGCCGACGGCGAAGCCCATGCCGCTCCTGCGGGCCTGTTGAGACAGCAACCGAAAACGGGCAATCGAAACCACGGAAAAACTCCCTCTCCTGTTCAAGACACCGCCCATGGGGCAAGACAGGCCCCGCCTCAAGCGGGAAGCCTGCGCACGCCGTCGGCGTCATAGCCCAGCGCTTCCAGCAGCTCACCCAAATGGCGCTCGTAGCGGCGCCAGCGTTCCACCGAACTCGAGTAAATCGGCTTACGCACCTGCGAGACGCTGGCCGTCTTCACCGGCCGATTCGACTCATGGAAGGCCAGGCACTGATCATCCCATTCGAGGCCGACAAAGTCCACAACGCGGCGCGCATGCGCCTCCACATCGGCCACCACGTCCTCGTATTTCACATCGAGCATGATGCCGGCCGGAAGCACGTTCCGCCAATGCTCCATGAGCTCCTCATACTTTCTGTAATAGCGGCCCAGCTCGGCCAGGTCATATGAGTGGGGCATGTCGTCCTTGAACAGCTTGGTGAAGGTCGACAGGCAGGTATCCACCGGGTCGCGCATCGTGTGAATGATCTTCGCGTTCGGGAACAGCGCGTGCACCAAGCCGGCGAAATAGTAGTTGGTCAAAAGCTTGTCGGTCACGCGCTCGGCTCCTGCGGAGAGCCGGCTCACGGTGCCGAGGTAGTGCTCCGCAACGGTCGCGAACTGGCTGGGCTTCATGCGCCGGGCCATCTCGGGATAGCGGGGTAGGTTCGGAAACTTCTGCCGCAGGAAACCGAGGCTCTGGGTCAGCGTCTTGATCTCGCCCGCCCCATGGACCTTCGGGTGGCTGGCCAGGATCTGCTCGGTCAAGGTGCTGCCCGAGCGCGGCATGCCGACGATGAACACCGGCACGGGGGACGGATTTCCCTCAAACGGCCGATTGGCGAAGAACTCCGCGCTGAACACGTCGCGGATCTGGTCGAAGAACTTCATCACCTCCGCTTCGTTGTAGTTCAGCTTCGCGCGGCGGAGCTTGGTCCCGAGCCGATAGTGATAGAAGGATTTCTCCACGTCGCCGATGTCGTCATAGGCCTTGCCCAGAGAGAAATGCAGCGCCATGAAGCGCTCGTCCTCCGGGTTCTTCACCTTGTCCATCAGGTTGGTCATGGCCACGAACATCGGGTGGTCCGGCGTGAACTTCTCCAGATCCACCAGATTGGAATAGGCGCCGATCGCGAGGGGCTGCAGCTTCAGCGCCTTGGCGAACGCCTCTTTCGCCTCCTCCATCCGGCCCACGGACTTGAGCGCGATGCCCAGGAGGTTCAGCGCCTCCACATTGTCCGGCTTGCTGGCCACCGACTGTTCCAGCACCTTGACCGCCTCGTCGTACCGGTCAGCGTCGTGGCAGACCTGCCCATAGACACAGAGCGCCTCTGAATTCTTGGGATCGAGCTTGAGCGCCCGCTTCACCGCCGCTTCGGCCAGCGCGACGTTGTTGCGGCGCGACTGGGCCCGCGCGGCGCTGATCAGCGCCGGAACGTGGTCCGGCTTTTTCTTCAGGATTTCGCCCAAGGCGCGCAGCGCTTCATCCGTCCGGTCGAGCGCGACGAGCAGGGTTGCCAGGTTGTTGTGGGCATCCAGGTAGTCAGGCCGCAAAGTGATGGCCCGACGATAGGAGAACTCCGCCTCCTCGAACTTCATCATGTCTCGGAGGACAGTGCCCATGTTGTTGTAGGCTTCGGGATAGTTCGCCTTCAGCTCGATCGCGCGTTCATATTGCTCGATCGCCTCGTCCGGCTTTCCCCGCACCCTGAGCACGTTGCCCAGATTGTTGAAGGCTTCCGCATAATCGGGTCTGGCTTCGATGGCCTTCCGGTAGGCCTCCTCGGCCTTGGCGAAATCCCGCTTGTCGAAGTGAACGATGCCGAGATTGTTCCAGGCCTGATGTGCCTTGGGATCGAGAGCGATCGCGCGTTCGAGCGAAATCTGGGCGGCATCCAGGTAGCCTCGCTGCCGCTCCATCTCCCCCAGATTGGAATAATAGTTGGAGGCATTGCTGTTGAGGCTGATCGCCTGCTTCAGCACCTTGATGCCCTCATCGGTCCGCCCCTGCCGATGCAGCACCACGCCGAGAATGTTGTAGGCGTCGGCGATCTTGGGCCGGGCGGCGATGATCTGTCGGGCCAGATCTTCAGCCTGAGCCAGCTTGCCTGACGAGTAAAGCGCGACTGCACTTTTCAAGGCCCCCTGAACCGAGACCCATTGCTTGCCCGGCTGAGGTGGGGGCAGCGGAGATTGCCTTCCAGGTACCCTGCCCTTCGCCTGAACGGCCTTGGCAGCCGCTGGTTCAGGATTACGTACGGTCACGTGTATCTCCCCGTCTGGGTCGCAAACTCAAGGGTGCCGTCATATAGCATTCACCCTTTGCTTACCAGATTTATGTTCTTCGGCAGAATTGTGTCCTGATCACGGAAAACGGTCCATCCCGAGCATGGGATTGTTCGTCGGCGAGGCGCGCAGCAAAAGCTCAGCACCTTGACGCCCCGGCATGCCCTCCCAACCACACGCAAGATCGTCTCTTCCGTAAAATTGATCGTTTCGAAGGCTTGGTGGAGTTCTCGGGAGCCGATCCAAACCCGCCCAAAGGCTAAGTTGACAGGGCTTCGCTCGCCGCAGCACCATGCGCGTGGACGCTCGCCGTAGGACTTGTTGCGGAATTGTGCTAGGACCGGCAAAGCATCAAAAAAACTTAACCTGGGGAGCGATGCATGCTTGATGTCATTGAACGGCCGGCCGAGGCACGGACCGATGTGATGCTGGCGATCCACGGTCTCGAAGCCTGGTACGACGAGTCCCACATCCTGCATGGCATGACGTTCGATGTCCGCGAGGGCGAGGTTGTAACGCTGCTCGGCCGCAACGGCGCGGGCAAAACCACCACGCTCAAGTCGATCATGGGTATCGTCAGGAAACGCCGCGGCTCGATCCAGTTCAGAGGCAAGGAGCTGATCAACCAGCCCTCGCGCATCATCGCGCGGCAGGGAATCGGCTTTTGCCCGGAGGAGCGCGGCATCTTCGCGAGCCTCAGCGTCGAAGAGAACCTCACGCTGCCGCCCGTCATCCAGGAAGGCGGCCTCGGCACGGAAGAGATCTTCCAGCTGTTCCCCAACCTCAAGGAACGGCTGAACAGCCAAGGCACCAAGCTATCGGGCGGCGAGCAGCAGATGCTGGCCATCGCCCGCATTCTCAGAACCGGGGCCAAGCTGCTGCTGCTCGACGAGCCGACAGAGGGCCTCGCGCCTGTCATCGTTCAGCAGATCGGCGTCACCATCAACAAGCTGAAACAGCGCGGCTTCACCATCGTCCTGGTCGAGCAGAACTTCCATTTCGCCGCCACCGTCGCCAACCGTCACTATGTGGTCGAGCAGGGTCGCGTGGTGGACATGATCCCGAATGCGGAAATCGAGCAGAACACGGAAAAGCTGCACCGCTACCTGGGCGTCTGAGATCCGCGCGATGCCCTAACCAAGTGATGGTCACGACCAAGTCAAAAAAGGGAGGAGTGAGAAATGAAACTGAGAACCATGCTGGGCGCCGTCGCGGCCCTGGCGGTATTCACCGGCACCAGCCTCGCGCAGGACACGACGGTGAAGATCGGTGTCCTGAACGATCAGTCGGGGATCTATTCCGACATTACCGGGCAGGGATCGGTTGTCGCCGCTCGCATGGCCATCGAGGATTTTCTGGCCAAGAACCCGGATTTCAAGGTCGAGCTCGTTTCGGCCGACCATCAGAACAAGCCGGACATCGCCTCCAACATCGCCCGTCAGTGGTACGACCAGGAAGGCGTGGATGCCATTTTCGACCTGCCCACCTCGTCCACGGCGCTCGCAGTCGCGGAAGTGACGCGCGAGAAGAACAAGGTGGTGATCGTGTCGGGCGGCGGCACCTCCGACCTGACCGGCAAGAACTGCTCGCCCAACACCATACACTGGACCTACGACACCTGGTCCCTTGCCCAGGGCACGGCGACCGCCATGATCCAGCAGGGCCTGAAGACCTGGTTCTTTATTACGGCGGACTACGCATTCGGCCATGCCCTGGAGCGCGATACCTCGGAACGCGTGAAGGAGGCAGGCGGAGAGGTGCTCGGCTCGACCCGCTATCCCTTCCCGGGGCAGGACTTCTCCTCTTACCTGCTGCAGGCGCAGTCGTCGGGCGCTCAGGTCATCGGCCTTGCCAATGCCGGTGGCGACTTCATCAACTCCGTCAAGCAGGCCTCCGAGTTCGGCATCGTCCAAGGCGGGCAAAACCTGGCCGGCCTGCTCGTGTTCATCAGCGATATCCATGCGCTCGGCCTTCAGGCAGCCCAGGGCCTCAACCTGACGGGAGCGTTTTATTGGGATATGAACGACAAGACCCGCGCTTTCTCTGACCGCTATCAGAAGGCGGGTGGCCCGGCGAAGCCGACCATGGTGCATGCCGGCGTCTACTCGTCCGTGCTGCACTATCTGGAGGCCATCAAGGCGGCCGGCAGCAAGGATGCCAAGGCAGTCATGGCCAAGCTGAAGGAAGGGCCGCTGCAGGACGAGCTGTTCGGCACCATCACCGTCCGCCCGGACGGCCGAGCCATCCACGACATGTACCTGTTCCAGGTGAAGAAGCCCGATGAATCGTCCGGCGCCTGGGACTACTACAAGCTCATCGCCACCATCCCCGCGGACAAGGCGTTCCGCCCGCTCGATGAGGGCGGCTGCAACCTCGGCCAGTAGCCGCGATGGCGAAAACGGCCTGAGGTGAGCGGCTGAACATGTCGCGACGGCGGCGGCACCGACGGTGCCGCCGCTAATCCTGTGGCCTGGCGGTTGCGGGACTGCTAGAGAGCACGTGTGTCCGCCCTCCTGTTTCGGTCCCCCGCATGTCCCAAGCCGCTTTGACACCGCACCGGCACGACCGCCTCGACACCCTCGCCTGCGGTCTGATGCTGCTGATCTGCGCGAGCTGGGGCCTCAACCAGGTGGCCGTTAAGATCGCGGTCGGCGGAATTTCCCCCATATGGCTCACGGCGATCCGCTCGATCGGCGGCAGCGTGCTGATGCTGGCCTGGATGGCCTGGCGCCGCATTCCCGTGCTGAAGGCGGATGGCAGCCTCGGCGTCGGCACCTTCATGGGCGTGATCTTCACGATCGAGTTCATCCTGTTCTATTGGGGCATGAATTACACGACCGTGTCGCGCGGGGTCCTGTTCTTCTATATGTCGCCCTTCGTGGTGGCGATCGGCGCCCATTTCTTCATCCCGAGGGAGCGGCTGACCAGGACCAAGTGCCTCGGCCTCATTCTCGCCTTCACCGGCCTTGCGCTCGCGGTCTATGAGGGCCTCACCCTGCCCAGCCTGCGCGAGCTGTTCGGCGACTTGATGATCCTCATCGCCGCCATCCTCTGGGGCGTGCAGTCCGTGCTGTTCAAGGCCGGCCGGCTGTCGCGCATCGCCCCGGAAAAGACGCTGCTCTACGAGCTCGGCATTTCCGCCCTGCTCACCCCGTTCGCCCTGCTGATCTTTCCCGAACCCGGAATCTTCGCACCCTCTCCGCTGGTCTGGCTGTCTGTGCTCTACCAGATCGTGGTGGTCGTCTTCGCCAGCTATATCGGCTGGCTGTGGCTCATGGTGCGTTATCCCGCCTCGCAGCTTGCCTCCTTCAGCTTCCTCGTCCCGGTGATTGGCTTTGCGGGCGGCGCACTCCTGCTGGACGAACCGGTCAGTCCGTTGCTCCTGGTCACCGTCGCACTGATCGGCCTGGGCATCTTCCTGGTCACCCGCACCAGTCCCGTAACCCAACGTTAACCAACTGGACTTGCAGCCGGCTTCGGGGGAAACTAGAGCCGGCTCCAAGCGCCTCGAGCTTGTGCATGCGGGGATCCTATGTTCGCGTCGCGTCTGTTTGTGCCTATCGCCGTTGCTGCCGCCCTCTGGCTGTCGCCGGCACAATCTCCAGGGGTGCTGGCCCAGGCCCAAGCGCCCGCACCGCAAGCCGCCCCCACAGCCGCGCCGCCACCGGCCACCACAGCCGCACCGCAAGCGGCCACGCCAACGCCCCTGTCAAAGGAGGATAAAGCCAAGATCCTCTCCTTTCTGCCGGGCAGCGTCGCGGATGAGGCGCAGCGCTACCTGAAGGCGCTGGAGGCGGATAGCCAGATCACCGACGAGGCGCGCGCCAATGCCGAGCAGCGAGGCT
Proteins encoded in this region:
- a CDS encoding tetratricopeptide repeat-containing sulfotransferase family protein; amino-acid sequence: MKSAVALYSSGKLAQAEDLARQIIAARPKIADAYNILGVVLHRQGRTDEGIKVLKQAISLNSNASNYYSNLGEMERQRGYLDAAQISLERAIALDPKAHQAWNNLGIVHFDKRDFAKAEEAYRKAIEARPDYAEAFNNLGNVLRVRGKPDEAIEQYERAIELKANYPEAYNNMGTVLRDMMKFEEAEFSYRRAITLRPDYLDAHNNLATLLVALDRTDEALRALGEILKKKPDHVPALISAARAQSRRNNVALAEAAVKRALKLDPKNSEALCVYGQVCHDADRYDEAVKVLEQSVASKPDNVEALNLLGIALKSVGRMEEAKEAFAKALKLQPLAIGAYSNLVDLEKFTPDHPMFVAMTNLMDKVKNPEDERFMALHFSLGKAYDDIGDVEKSFYHYRLGTKLRRAKLNYNEAEVMKFFDQIRDVFSAEFFANRPFEGNPSPVPVFIVGMPRSGSTLTEQILASHPKVHGAGEIKTLTQSLGFLRQKFPNLPRYPEMARRMKPSQFATVAEHYLGTVSRLSAGAERVTDKLLTNYYFAGLVHALFPNAKIIHTMRDPVDTCLSTFTKLFKDDMPHSYDLAELGRYYRKYEELMEHWRNVLPAGIMLDVKYEDVVADVEAHARRVVDFVGLEWDDQCLAFHESNRPVKTASVSQVRKPIYSSSVERWRRYERHLGELLEALGYDADGVRRLPA
- a CDS encoding invasion associated locus B family protein — encoded protein: MVSIARFRLLSQQARRSGMGFAVGAAAVAAAFCAPTMAQQQPAQNGTATKVEKAFDGWLVTCLENANGKRCSMRQTRVMPKTKQVVFAWTVVAGQDKKLVNVLTTPTGVSLQDGIRLSLGQSEPVQVSYSACGPRICQGTMPLDDALLQRLEGNPKVAVNFVLANKRLVQTEIDLKGFSNAYAYMTDQLN
- a CDS encoding autotransporter outer membrane beta-barrel domain-containing protein; the protein is MNSKLVRGLLASASLIGMAVGAVTAANAAGQTINANVPSFTNNANNLDFIEITNTGSVDGDVVNNGQIGTVVINDIGIENDGVVGGSIINNGLIEASEIGILNTGVVEGDIVNSAGATINAGTNFGSGSHFAAGIISFETGDDGQTIVNDGIVNVDAIGTNDNNLIAAVGVAAIGLTTGDYSAVVDNNGDIFVDAVAVDDADSAAVTAIAGGAFAGALSGGNADAVVDNAGTIDVSAAAHEEAGAAGNVANALALAVGQGSIAIGAEDANADFLNAAGGELLVSADATANENAIAGAIGAVNVAVAGENADSFVDNDGTIDVVANAIASGVGANEASATALAFGVGGIQAAVGGDSGTAQFDNDGSLNVDANATAGDADEVLAVAAGVGWVQAGVGGDTGSAIINNTSPNSFTVDVDAIAGATAAGVPTDPTATAVGIGLGSLQFAGGNDATALLNNSGSASVDVLADAQATQQANAIGLGIGAIQFVSATHIANASILNGGSFDVGVTANAFASGGAFPDATAAAIAAGGLQIVSGEEASGLLDNDGSFTVNALANAEAVGADSDAFALALGAGMAQIVTGETATASIDNGTAGSYFVSGVANATAAESATAAGIGLGYLQVAAAENLATAEFNNDGDFDVLGDGFASATGVGGEAFAAGGAIGGAQVAIGAGMTPGDAQALFSNNGTYDVVGVATAMATNDFGDASAIAFGAGNIQLAVGDNAIASMINGTAGAYTVDVDASAVADDDAFALALGAGFAQIAAATNDDALIDLTNDGSMSVDADAFASGGDTVIAAGVGIGGLQAAIAPDDVADSSFVNNGSFSVDGSGVAVADGTGAANAIGVGAGVAQIGLGETAINNFANGTDASFVVTGFADADAVSSATAFALAAGVAQIGIGTDDSFADVVNDGSIDVDAVADADATGANGTAAAAALGIGGLQVAVGITGVADAAFVNNGTFAANAVANATANGASGSATAAAIVAGFAQVAAGSELAIADIDNSGTFTFGADANASAGDSANAVGFGIGMAQVAIGTDEADALMYNGTAASIDGDIVANAAGGTFAGATAVGIGGLQLALSEDDAYAELINDGSIDVVASAVANGGTGSAAALGVLIGHAQVALAATGSGTAAVSIVNNGVVNYLASAEAVADDTATASALAIGFAQVAVAETASASLENTGEIYVDADSYAEADAAFAGAAAIGGIQAAIAPNPASGGAAVSFTNSNIYDVGAVAEAQGATAATASASAVGLIQLAVGSTATFENSGSYNVESIAIAEGAGNANLASAGATGSFILGADPQGDDGFNVDFLNSGDYTVSAYARAGELSNEVGVAAATAAGLVVAGTETHGIIENTGNFLVAAEAVGTTSTANALGIGVFADSFDGEIYNSGLIDVVAIGENAAAAGIVVQTATGTAPSFIVNDGGTIIARTLSSVKAYEESTDFFHRGVAIDVANTNAPVSIDLLGGDDYGAIYGHIFIGDNDEVNVSEGTTYFSGIINPDQATVGDLNLLTGGELILVNDRIDGPSGAFVENYAQQADSILGLNIRPDSAPFIVADNVTLDGTALILPEAGLYADTTIYEDVIDSATPIVGEWDNVASVSPLLQPVFVDDGANNLDLVVERVAFGDVAGLSKNQSNVGDGIENVYDDLLANPVVNTPFDNLVANLFTLDYGQYANALNQLSGAEYAQQIQSALWSFRLLNNVVGERLRMVGPNDNCAIASYPTAAAEVGGSAVAPAADLYVPAPAVVCAPSRASIWARVTGQWSSDDGDSNGPKYDQDTYAVYGGIDWGFAPTWKVGVTAGYISADMDFKRNSNKIDYDGLQVAGYGAWDNGVNYAHGILGYGHYSNDSRRNIAIGVNTWDPFGQKPFGTQPEGITDRLKGDWNSDVLSIYGETGYRYWMTPTASLTPFLSLNYVKVWNDSFTESSATGSGARLDVKSNDGESFNTQLGARLATQLPMGAAIIAPELRVAWQHEWLDRYQTASASFAAAPGSNFSVYSTREGRDFAVVGAGATIGFTEALDFTVDYDGRFNSKHEDHSVVGRVTYKF
- a CDS encoding ABC transporter substrate-binding protein, with product MKLRTMLGAVAALAVFTGTSLAQDTTVKIGVLNDQSGIYSDITGQGSVVAARMAIEDFLAKNPDFKVELVSADHQNKPDIASNIARQWYDQEGVDAIFDLPTSSTALAVAEVTREKNKVVIVSGGGTSDLTGKNCSPNTIHWTYDTWSLAQGTATAMIQQGLKTWFFITADYAFGHALERDTSERVKEAGGEVLGSTRYPFPGQDFSSYLLQAQSSGAQVIGLANAGGDFINSVKQASEFGIVQGGQNLAGLLVFISDIHALGLQAAQGLNLTGAFYWDMNDKTRAFSDRYQKAGGPAKPTMVHAGVYSSVLHYLEAIKAAGSKDAKAVMAKLKEGPLQDELFGTITVRPDGRAIHDMYLFQVKKPDESSGAWDYYKLIATIPADKAFRPLDEGGCNLGQ
- a CDS encoding ABC transporter ATP-binding protein; amino-acid sequence: MLDVIERPAEARTDVMLAIHGLEAWYDESHILHGMTFDVREGEVVTLLGRNGAGKTTTLKSIMGIVRKRRGSIQFRGKELINQPSRIIARQGIGFCPEERGIFASLSVEENLTLPPVIQEGGLGTEEIFQLFPNLKERLNSQGTKLSGGEQQMLAIARILRTGAKLLLLDEPTEGLAPVIVQQIGVTINKLKQRGFTIVLVEQNFHFAATVANRHYVVEQGRVVDMIPNAEIEQNTEKLHRYLGV